The Clostridia bacterium DNA window TAATCCGCACCTGCGGCTTCAGCTTCCACGGCTTCAGTGACACTAGTCACCGAAGCCCCTATTATTTTATCTTTCCCCAAAATTTGCCGAGCGATTTTTACCGGGAGATCACTTTGTCCCACATGCAGACCTGCTGCCCCGACTGCTAAAACTAAATCAGCACGATCATTAATAATTAAAGGCACCTGAAAACTATCTGTGCATTTTTTTATTTCTACTGCCAAATCATAAAATTGCCGGGTATCCATTTCTTTTTCACGCAATTGCACTAAAGTAACTCCACCTTGTAGAGCCTGTCTAAGTGCCTCTTTTAAAGTTAAATGTTTTAAAAAACTTCGTTCTGTTACCAAGTACAA harbors:
- a CDS encoding thiamine phosphate synthase; the protein is MNYKSLVDYSLYLVTERSFLKHLTLKEALRQALQGGVTLVQLREKEMDTRQFYDLAVEIKKCTDSFQVPLIINDRADLVLAVGAAGLHVGQSDLPVKIARQILGKDKIIGASVTSVTEAVEAEAAGADYLGAGAIFPTGTKKEAVAIGVSQLRKIKQAVKIPVIAIGGINLQSLALLKGTNIDGIAVISALLKSKEIEKTAREFKENIQRGIFFNEV